The following coding sequences are from one Sphingobium sp. Cam5-1 window:
- a CDS encoding helicase-related protein codes for MAPFARSPVTAVLGPTNTGKTHLAVERMCGHSSGMMGFPLRLLAREVYDRVVAIKGPGQVALITGEEKIVPPGALYYLCTAESMPLEGDYAFVALDEAQLGSDPERGHIFTDRLLRARGREETMILGSASIGRVVRALVPDVEIVSRPRFSTLSYGGAKKLSRLPKRSAVVAFSAEEVYAVAEMLRRFRGGAAVVMGALSPRTRNAQVQMFLNGEVDYLVATDAIGMGLNLDVAHVAFASLRKFDGRRTRRLTVSEMAQIAGRAGRHHKDGTFGSLGHEEGDAAFTPEEIEAIEAHRFPPVEQLFWREGQPRMDSIGRLIMELETRPDRDELRAAPEAVDLAVLRRLSDDPLVIDRVKGKKAVERLWAACGLPDFQKLGAEHHARTVGRIWRFLSEDQGHIPRDWFAQQLARLDSLQGDIDTLSGRIAAARTWSYIAHRPDWLAHPAEMAERTRALEERLSDALHSALTQRFVDRRTAVLLRDMGQDASNLPVDVEQDGTVCVDGETIGRLDGFRFSVDPATRHQDRKMLLAAAERRLGRILRVKADELLGAPDTDFVLMDEPGQAPGIGWQGNAVAALLVGPSLLAPEIRLDRGLLALGQDVQKQVLARLTSWVEAQKEKHLLPLVKMAASAADPAVPAVVRAVFAQLADAGGVMTRIDLDSALNHLDKDQRHLLRRAGIDIGVLDIYHPGLLKPGAARWRAALLAARIAKPCLPLPLPGLTLIPTGEKADQMGARIAGFRGFDDQMLRIDMAERMARAAHEAIAKGEAFTAQSPQIVSLGLNEPAFLQLMRLAGFRPVEAAAEGGANWTFRGRQKARPDQQHGRGPNRRSAPARGAPSRPASTGAAAPASNNAFAGLAELLGRNG; via the coding sequence ATGGCTCCATTCGCCCGATCGCCCGTCACAGCCGTGCTGGGTCCTACCAATACCGGCAAGACGCATTTGGCTGTCGAGCGCATGTGCGGTCATTCCAGCGGGATGATGGGCTTTCCGCTCCGATTGCTGGCGCGCGAAGTGTACGATCGGGTTGTCGCCATCAAAGGTCCGGGTCAGGTCGCGCTGATCACGGGGGAAGAGAAGATCGTCCCTCCGGGTGCGCTTTACTATCTCTGCACGGCCGAATCGATGCCCTTGGAGGGCGACTACGCCTTTGTTGCATTGGACGAGGCGCAACTGGGCTCCGATCCTGAGCGTGGGCACATCTTTACCGACCGACTGCTGCGGGCGCGTGGCCGGGAAGAAACGATGATCCTGGGGTCCGCCAGCATCGGCCGGGTGGTGAGAGCACTGGTGCCGGATGTGGAGATTGTCAGCCGCCCGCGCTTTTCCACGCTGTCCTATGGCGGGGCGAAGAAGCTGTCGCGGCTGCCGAAGCGATCGGCCGTCGTCGCTTTCTCGGCCGAGGAAGTCTATGCCGTGGCGGAAATGCTGCGGCGTTTTCGTGGCGGCGCTGCCGTCGTGATGGGGGCGCTGTCGCCCCGCACCCGCAATGCTCAGGTGCAGATGTTCCTGAACGGCGAGGTCGATTATCTGGTCGCGACCGATGCGATCGGCATGGGACTTAATCTCGACGTGGCGCATGTCGCCTTCGCTTCGTTGCGCAAGTTCGACGGGCGGCGGACGCGGCGGCTGACCGTATCGGAAATGGCCCAGATCGCGGGTCGAGCCGGGCGGCATCATAAGGACGGGACCTTCGGCAGCCTTGGCCATGAAGAAGGTGACGCGGCCTTCACGCCCGAAGAGATAGAGGCGATCGAAGCGCATCGCTTCCCTCCCGTCGAGCAGCTCTTCTGGCGCGAAGGGCAGCCACGCATGGACAGCATCGGCCGACTCATCATGGAGCTGGAGACGCGGCCCGACCGTGACGAATTGCGCGCGGCGCCCGAAGCGGTGGACCTGGCGGTGCTGCGGCGGCTGTCCGACGACCCGCTGGTCATCGACCGGGTTAAGGGGAAGAAGGCCGTCGAAAGGTTGTGGGCCGCATGTGGCCTTCCCGATTTTCAGAAGCTGGGCGCGGAACATCATGCGCGCACCGTGGGCCGTATCTGGCGGTTCCTGTCCGAGGATCAGGGCCACATTCCGCGCGACTGGTTCGCCCAGCAACTCGCGCGGCTCGATTCGTTGCAGGGCGACATCGATACGCTGTCGGGGCGGATCGCGGCCGCGCGCACCTGGTCCTATATCGCCCACCGCCCTGACTGGCTGGCGCATCCGGCGGAGATGGCAGAGCGGACGCGCGCTCTGGAGGAAAGGCTTTCCGACGCCCTGCATAGCGCGCTGACGCAGCGTTTTGTCGATCGCCGCACCGCTGTACTGTTGCGCGACATGGGGCAGGACGCCAGCAATCTGCCTGTCGATGTGGAGCAGGACGGGACGGTCTGCGTCGATGGTGAGACGATCGGGCGACTTGACGGATTTCGTTTCTCGGTCGATCCGGCTACGCGGCATCAGGACAGAAAGATGCTGCTGGCGGCGGCGGAACGCCGTCTTGGAAGGATATTACGAGTGAAGGCTGACGAATTGCTGGGCGCGCCCGACACTGATTTCGTGCTGATGGACGAGCCGGGACAGGCGCCGGGTATCGGTTGGCAGGGCAATGCCGTGGCGGCTCTGCTTGTCGGCCCGTCGCTGCTGGCGCCGGAAATCCGGCTTGATCGCGGCCTTCTGGCGCTTGGCCAGGATGTGCAGAAGCAGGTGCTCGCGCGCCTCACAAGCTGGGTGGAGGCGCAAAAGGAAAAGCATCTCCTGCCCCTCGTGAAGATGGCGGCCAGCGCGGCCGATCCGGCGGTTCCTGCGGTGGTGCGGGCGGTGTTCGCCCAACTGGCCGATGCTGGCGGCGTGATGACAAGGATCGATCTCGATTCGGCGCTTAACCACCTCGACAAGGACCAGCGTCACCTTCTGCGTCGTGCGGGCATCGATATCGGGGTGCTCGACATCTATCATCCGGGCCTTCTGAAACCCGGAGCGGCGCGATGGCGCGCGGCGCTGCTGGCGGCACGCATCGCCAAACCATGCCTTCCTTTGCCCCTGCCCGGCCTGACGCTTATCCCGACGGGTGAAAAGGCGGACCAGATGGGTGCCCGCATCGCTGGCTTCCGCGGCTTCGACGATCAGATGCTGCGAATCGACATGGCGGAACGCATGGCCCGCGCCGCCCATGAAGCGATCGCGAAGGGCGAGGCCTTCACCGCCCAAAGCCCGCAGATCGTCTCGCTAGGCCTTAACGAACCCGCTTTCCTGCAATTGATGCGCCTGGCTGGGTTCCGCCCCGTCGAGGCAGCTGCCGAAGGCGGCGCCAACTGGACATTTCGTGGCCGACAGAAGGCGCGGCCGGATCAGCAGCACGGCCGTGGCCCTAACCGGCGTAGCGCACCTGCGCGTGGCGCGCCTTCCCGCCCCGCTTCGACTGGCGCGGCGGCGCCAGCGAGCAACAATGCCTTTGCGGGCCTGGCGGAGCTTCTTGGCCGCAATGGCTGA
- a CDS encoding RNA-binding S4 domain-containing protein: protein MAEAAPLGNHGPSLRIDKFLWFARLAKSRSVAQKLAEEGHIRLNGRRIERAHSPVRAGDLITFPHPSGVRVVRVVELPGRRGPAPEAQTCYEELKLGD from the coding sequence ATGGCTGAAGCCGCGCCCCTCGGCAATCATGGACCGAGCCTGCGCATCGACAAATTCCTGTGGTTCGCCCGGCTAGCCAAAAGCCGGTCGGTGGCGCAGAAATTGGCCGAAGAGGGTCATATCCGCCTGAATGGCCGCCGCATCGAGCGCGCCCATTCGCCCGTGCGCGCGGGCGATCTCATCACATTTCCCCACCCCAGCGGGGTGCGCGTGGTCCGTGTCGTGGAGCTTCCGGGACGCAGGGGACCGGCGCCAGAAGCTCAGACCTGTTATGAGGAACTGAAGCTGGGCGATTAG
- the mdh gene encoding malate dehydrogenase: MARKKIALIGAGNIGGTLAHLAALKGLGDIVLFDVVEGVPQGKALDLSQCGPVEGFDSKIIGTNDYADIKDADVIIVTAGVARKPGMSRDDLLGINLKVMKSVGEGIKNNAPNAFVICITNPLDAMVWALREFSGLPHNKVVGMAGVLDSARFSHFLAEEFQVSVKDVTSFVLGGHGDTMVPVVEYSTVAGIPIPDLIKQGRSTKERIDAIVQRTRSGGGEIVGLLKTGSAFYAPATSGIAMAEAYLFDQKRLLPCAANLTGQYGVDNLYVGVPVIIGKDGVEQVIEIELDDEAKANLQVSVDAVKELLEACKGIDPSLA, translated from the coding sequence ATGGCCCGTAAGAAGATCGCGCTGATCGGCGCTGGCAATATCGGTGGTACGCTTGCGCATCTCGCCGCTCTCAAGGGCCTGGGCGACATCGTCCTCTTCGACGTGGTCGAAGGCGTTCCTCAGGGCAAGGCGCTTGACCTGTCGCAGTGCGGCCCGGTCGAAGGTTTCGACTCGAAGATCATCGGCACGAACGACTATGCCGACATCAAGGACGCCGACGTCATCATCGTTACCGCCGGTGTCGCCCGCAAGCCGGGCATGAGCCGCGACGATCTTCTGGGCATCAACCTCAAGGTCATGAAGTCGGTGGGCGAGGGCATCAAGAACAACGCCCCCAACGCATTCGTCATCTGCATCACCAACCCGCTCGACGCGATGGTGTGGGCGCTGCGCGAATTCTCCGGCCTGCCGCACAACAAGGTCGTCGGCATGGCGGGCGTTCTCGACTCCGCACGCTTCAGCCACTTCCTGGCCGAAGAATTCCAGGTGTCGGTGAAGGACGTGACCAGCTTCGTTCTCGGCGGCCATGGCGACACGATGGTTCCGGTCGTCGAATATTCGACCGTCGCCGGCATCCCCATCCCCGACCTCATCAAGCAGGGTCGTTCCACCAAGGAGCGCATCGACGCCATCGTTCAGCGCACCCGCTCGGGCGGTGGTGAGATCGTCGGCCTGCTCAAGACTGGTTCCGCTTTCTACGCGCCCGCCACCAGCGGCATCGCCATGGCTGAAGCCTATCTGTTCGATCAGAAGCGCCTGCTGCCCTGCGCGGCGAACCTGACCGGCCAGTATGGCGTCGACAACCTCTATGTCGGCGTGCCCGTGATCATCGGCAAGGATGGTGTCGAGCAGGTGATCGAGATCGAGTTGGACGACGAGGCCAAGGCGAACCTTCAGGTGTCGGTGGACGCGGTCAAGGAACTGCTGGAAGCCTGCAAGGGCATCGACCCTTCGCTCGCCTGA
- a CDS encoding PaaI family thioesterase, giving the protein MSNDAGPVSLVLEGPWADWLRWNDPVPETFLGTSVGPSYSQGDGDRRATVMLETRQSHANRNGALHGGFLAAFADHAYFAALAAMGRPEQAAAVTVDLSMQYCGSGKVGQPLRADVEVLQETGRLFFMRLTLHQDDGLVASSTATVRKVPVPK; this is encoded by the coding sequence GTGAGCAATGATGCTGGCCCTGTAAGCCTGGTGCTGGAAGGCCCTTGGGCTGACTGGCTGCGCTGGAATGATCCGGTTCCGGAGACATTCCTCGGCACATCGGTCGGCCCCAGCTATTCGCAAGGTGACGGTGATCGCCGTGCCACTGTGATGCTGGAAACTCGCCAGTCGCACGCCAATCGGAATGGCGCGCTGCATGGCGGCTTTCTCGCGGCCTTTGCCGACCATGCCTATTTTGCGGCGCTGGCCGCCATGGGGCGTCCAGAGCAGGCGGCTGCCGTCACTGTTGATCTTTCCATGCAATATTGTGGCTCCGGTAAAGTCGGCCAGCCGCTGCGCGCCGATGTTGAGGTGTTGCAGGAAACCGGGCGCTTATTCTTCATGCGGCTGACCCTGCATCAGGATGACGGGCTGGTCGCTTCCTCGACAGCCACCGTGCGTAAGGTGCCGGTCCCCAAATGA
- the zapE gene encoding cell division protein ZapE gives MSSVIERYRALVAAGELRPDPDQQAAATRLNALQQELEAAPPRGSTLWKLLRKAPEPPRGLYMWGGVGRGKSMLMDLFFDTVQVKRKKRAHFHEFMLDVHARLAEVRKAEKGDPIPPVVDSLAEEARLLCFDEMVVNNMADAAIMSRLFTGLLDKRVTVVTTSNRAPDELYKDGLNRQLFLPFIDLIKDRLDVLTLDGPIDYRLDRLGDAQLWHSPNGPAATKALSEAFFRLTDYPVEDRAKVPVEDLKVQGGRTLHVPKSLKGVAVFSFKRLCAEARGAPDYLAIARHFHTVILVGIPVLGPENRNEAARFVTLIDALYEYKVKLLASADAEPAQLYPRGDGAFEFERTVSRLMEMQSDDYLALGHGPK, from the coding sequence ATGAGCAGCGTTATCGAGCGTTATCGCGCGCTCGTCGCGGCCGGGGAATTGCGTCCTGATCCGGATCAGCAGGCCGCCGCAACACGGCTGAACGCGCTTCAGCAGGAATTGGAAGCGGCTCCCCCTCGCGGATCGACCTTGTGGAAATTGCTGCGAAAGGCGCCTGAGCCGCCACGCGGTCTCTACATGTGGGGTGGCGTCGGCCGGGGCAAGTCGATGCTGATGGACCTGTTCTTTGACACCGTGCAGGTCAAGCGCAAGAAGCGCGCCCATTTCCACGAATTCATGCTCGACGTGCATGCACGGCTTGCCGAGGTTCGCAAGGCGGAAAAGGGCGATCCCATCCCTCCGGTCGTGGACTCGCTCGCCGAAGAGGCGCGGCTGCTCTGCTTTGACGAGATGGTCGTGAATAATATGGCGGACGCGGCGATCATGTCGCGCTTGTTCACTGGTCTACTGGACAAGCGCGTAACAGTCGTCACGACCTCCAACAGAGCGCCGGATGAACTTTATAAGGACGGCCTCAATCGTCAGCTTTTCCTGCCGTTCATCGACCTCATCAAGGATCGGCTGGACGTCCTGACCCTCGATGGACCGATCGACTACCGGCTGGACCGTTTGGGCGACGCGCAGCTTTGGCATTCGCCCAACGGGCCAGCGGCGACCAAGGCGCTTTCCGAGGCGTTCTTCCGCCTTACCGACTATCCGGTGGAGGATCGGGCAAAGGTTCCTGTGGAGGACTTAAAGGTGCAGGGTGGGCGCACCTTGCATGTGCCAAAGAGCCTGAAGGGCGTGGCGGTTTTTTCCTTCAAGCGCCTGTGCGCTGAGGCGCGCGGCGCGCCGGATTATTTGGCGATTGCGCGGCACTTTCATACTGTCATCCTCGTCGGCATCCCGGTGCTGGGGCCTGAGAACCGCAACGAAGCCGCCCGCTTTGTGACGCTGATCGACGCCTTGTACGAATATAAGGTCAAGCTGCTCGCATCGGCCGATGCGGAGCCCGCCCAGCTTTATCCTCGCGGCGATGGCGCGTTCGAATTCGAACGCACGGTTTCGCGCCTGATGGAAATGCAGTCGGACGACTATCTCGCCCTCGGGCACGGCCCCAAATAG
- a CDS encoding M23 family metallopeptidase → MFHGSQFSPQQGGASASLWVTDAIGKGPFTTADARDWRTRLRDWADEVELVPDLGQRVGSRTWFRGLATCFGLCASALYLSPGFQPLPGEPEPLLAQPQFEEVRSQMITPLAMGADSGRRMGPTDAVQPLRETPERPQIELRAQIGGSDSLGRALARAGVSNADAAQVMALASGDIAKGLKPGTPLGIVLGRRASRDMPRPLDHLAFRARLDLALEINRVGGQLQVKRTPIHVDDTPLRIQGVIGDSIYQSARAAGAPPKAIQSFLRVIAQQVDLGSIHSGDRYDIITEYRRAATGDVEVGDLLFAGLHRASGRGIDMLKWTTDGRSQWFEASGVGERRGVLSAPVQGRMSSGFGMRRHPILGYTRMHAGIDFAAAYGSPIYAATDGVVSYSGRHGGHGNYVRLEHGNGLATGYAHMSRIAARYGQRVRQGQVIGYVGSSGLSTGPHLHYELYRSGRTVNPLSVKFTTTAQLAGGELAAFRNRLRQLKSLRVGVPVTIAQNKPQAAAPTL, encoded by the coding sequence GTGTTTCACGGTAGCCAGTTCAGTCCTCAGCAGGGGGGCGCATCCGCTTCTCTTTGGGTGACTGACGCCATCGGCAAGGGGCCGTTTACGACCGCCGATGCGCGTGACTGGCGCACCCGCCTGCGGGACTGGGCTGATGAGGTCGAACTGGTCCCCGATCTTGGCCAGCGAGTGGGCAGCCGTACATGGTTTCGCGGGCTTGCTACCTGCTTTGGGCTTTGCGCATCGGCGCTTTACCTCTCTCCTGGTTTTCAACCTCTGCCCGGCGAACCGGAGCCGCTGCTCGCTCAGCCGCAGTTCGAGGAAGTGCGCAGCCAGATGATCACGCCGCTCGCCATGGGCGCGGACAGCGGACGGCGCATGGGGCCGACCGATGCCGTCCAGCCTCTGCGCGAAACGCCCGAACGTCCGCAGATCGAATTGCGCGCGCAGATAGGTGGAAGTGATTCGCTTGGCCGGGCCTTGGCGAGGGCAGGGGTCAGCAATGCGGACGCCGCTCAGGTCATGGCGCTCGCCAGCGGTGACATAGCCAAGGGCCTGAAGCCGGGCACGCCGCTCGGCATCGTGCTTGGCCGCCGGGCCAGCCGCGACATGCCCCGGCCGCTCGACCATCTCGCCTTCCGCGCCCGGCTCGACCTCGCGCTGGAGATCAATCGCGTGGGCGGGCAGCTGCAAGTGAAGCGCACGCCTATCCATGTCGATGACACGCCATTGCGCATTCAGGGCGTGATCGGCGACAGCATCTATCAATCCGCGCGCGCGGCTGGCGCACCGCCCAAGGCGATCCAGAGCTTCCTGCGTGTCATTGCGCAGCAAGTCGATCTGGGGTCGATCCACAGCGGAGATCGTTACGACATCATCACCGAATATCGCCGGGCGGCAACCGGGGATGTCGAAGTAGGCGACCTGTTGTTCGCTGGCCTGCACCGCGCCAGCGGCCGGGGCATCGACATGCTCAAATGGACTACCGATGGCCGCAGCCAATGGTTCGAGGCATCCGGCGTCGGGGAACGGCGCGGCGTGCTGTCCGCGCCGGTGCAGGGCCGCATGTCCTCTGGCTTTGGCATGCGCCGCCATCCAATTCTCGGTTACACCCGCATGCATGCGGGGATCGACTTTGCCGCCGCCTATGGCTCGCCCATCTATGCGGCGACCGATGGCGTGGTGTCCTATTCGGGACGGCATGGCGGTCATGGCAATTATGTCCGGCTAGAGCATGGCAACGGCCTTGCCACGGGCTATGCCCATATGAGCCGCATCGCCGCACGCTATGGACAGCGCGTCCGTCAGGGGCAGGTGATCGGCTATGTCGGTTCAAGCGGCCTTTCGACTGGCCCGCATCTCCATTACGAACTGTACCGCAGCGGCCGAACGGTGAACCCGCTTTCTGTCAAATTCACCACGACGGCTCAGCTTGCCGGGGGAGAATTGGCGGCTTTCCGGAACCGGCTGAGGCAGTTGAAGAGCTTGCGCGTCGGCGTGCCGGTGACCATCGCGCAGAACAAGCCACAGGCTGCGGCGCCCACCCTGTAG
- a CDS encoding asparaginase domain-containing protein — MLAVNMPILVLTTGGTIDKIYFDALSDYKVGESVVAKLLQIGGVKRPFRIEEVTRKDSLELDDTDRALIRERVLSAAESHIVITHGTDTMTDTAKALEDVTGKTIVLVGALAPARFGESDASFNLGMAFATAQIADPGIYISMSGSVFRADQVVKDRAKGAFVPR; from the coding sequence ATGCTGGCTGTGAATATGCCGATCCTGGTTCTCACCACGGGCGGGACGATCGACAAAATCTATTTCGATGCCTTGTCGGATTATAAGGTCGGCGAAAGCGTCGTCGCGAAACTGTTGCAAATAGGCGGGGTGAAGCGCCCCTTTCGCATAGAAGAGGTGACGCGCAAGGATAGTCTGGAGCTGGACGACACCGACCGGGCGCTGATCCGCGAGCGGGTTCTCTCAGCGGCGGAAAGCCATATTGTCATCACCCATGGCACGGATACCATGACGGACACGGCCAAGGCGCTTGAGGATGTAACGGGCAAGACGATCGTCCTGGTCGGCGCTCTAGCCCCGGCGCGCTTCGGCGAGAGCGACGCCAGCTTCAACCTCGGCATGGCATTCGCGACGGCCCAGATTGCCGATCCTGGTATCTACATCAGCATGAGCGGATCGGTGTTTCGGGCGGATCAGGTCGTCAAGGATCGCGCGAAAGGCGCGTTCGTTCCGCGATAG
- a CDS encoding succinate dehydrogenase iron-sulfur subunit, whose translation MAEFTLPKNSKISGKGVTHKAPDGASNVKSFKVYRYDPDSGQNPRYDTFEIDLDNCGPMVLDALLKIKNEYDPTLTFRRSCREGICGSCSMNMNGTNGLACTTSIEECAGKEVRITPLPHMDVIKDLVPDFTHFYAQYNSIKPWLQTVSPAPSGKERLQSPADREKLDGLYECILCACCSTSCPSYWWNSDKFLGPAILLQAYRWLADSRDEYTGERLDELEDPFRLYRCHTIMNCANVCPKGLSPAKAIAETKKMMVERQL comes from the coding sequence ATGGCCGAATTCACCCTGCCCAAGAACAGCAAGATTTCCGGTAAGGGCGTGACCCACAAGGCTCCCGACGGCGCAAGCAACGTCAAGAGCTTCAAGGTCTATCGCTACGATCCCGACTCGGGTCAGAATCCGCGCTATGACACGTTCGAGATTGACCTCGACAATTGCGGTCCGATGGTTCTCGACGCGCTGCTGAAGATCAAGAATGAATATGATCCGACGCTGACCTTCCGCCGTTCGTGCCGCGAAGGCATTTGCGGTTCCTGTTCGATGAACATGAACGGCACGAACGGCCTCGCCTGCACCACCTCGATCGAGGAGTGCGCGGGCAAGGAAGTGCGCATCACGCCGCTGCCGCACATGGATGTGATCAAGGATCTCGTCCCCGATTTCACGCATTTCTATGCGCAGTACAATTCGATCAAGCCGTGGCTGCAAACCGTCAGTCCCGCGCCCAGCGGCAAGGAGCGGCTCCAGTCGCCCGCAGACCGTGAAAAGCTGGATGGGCTCTATGAGTGCATCCTGTGCGCCTGCTGCTCGACCAGCTGCCCAAGCTACTGGTGGAACTCCGACAAGTTCCTTGGTCCCGCCATCCTGCTTCAGGCCTATCGCTGGCTGGCTGACAGCCGTGACGAATATACTGGCGAGCGTCTCGATGAGCTGGAAGATCCCTTCCGCCTCTATCGCTGCCACACCATCATGAACTGCGCGAATGTCTGCCCCAAGGGTCTCAGCCCTGCCAAGGCCATCGCGGAGACCAAGAAAATGATGGTCGAACGGCAGCTTTAA
- a CDS encoding nucleotidyltransferase family protein, with product MTKITALLLAGSRPGSDPLAQAAGVAVKPLAPVGGEPMINYPARALLAHPSVGQVVILTQTPELYRADPATAWLGEDPRVRFEQSGSGIASTLLGLLERPDLPFPLLVTTADHVLLDAAMLDQFVAEAEGADIAVAMVERSTLLARYPSSRRTWLKFRDGWWSGANLFWFGSVKARAVIALWKEVEQDRKKGWKILAAFGPIALLGAVLRLSTLRGGIARIGRRFGLVARLVPMRKAEACIDADKVEDVVLIEQILNGDA from the coding sequence ATGACCAAAATCACCGCCCTGCTGCTTGCCGGATCGCGCCCCGGTTCCGATCCTCTGGCGCAGGCAGCCGGGGTCGCGGTCAAGCCTCTCGCGCCGGTAGGGGGCGAGCCGATGATCAATTACCCCGCGCGGGCGCTGCTTGCGCATCCATCGGTCGGACAAGTCGTCATTCTCACCCAGACGCCGGAGCTATATCGCGCCGATCCCGCCACAGCCTGGCTCGGCGAAGACCCGCGCGTCCGCTTCGAACAGAGCGGAAGTGGCATAGCGTCCACATTGCTGGGCCTCCTGGAACGGCCAGACCTCCCTTTTCCGTTGCTCGTCACCACGGCGGATCATGTTCTGCTCGACGCCGCCATGCTCGACCAATTTGTGGCCGAGGCAGAAGGGGCCGACATTGCGGTGGCGATGGTCGAACGATCGACCTTGCTTGCCCGCTATCCCTCGTCGCGGCGGACCTGGCTAAAATTCAGGGACGGCTGGTGGTCCGGCGCCAACCTCTTCTGGTTCGGCAGTGTGAAGGCGCGCGCCGTCATCGCCCTCTGGAAAGAGGTGGAGCAGGACCGCAAAAAGGGTTGGAAGATATTGGCCGCATTCGGGCCGATCGCCTTGCTCGGTGCCGTACTGCGCCTCTCAACACTGCGCGGCGGCATAGCGCGCATCGGCCGCCGCTTTGGCCTCGTCGCCCGACTGGTGCCCATGCGCAAGGCGGAAGCCTGCATCGACGCGGATAAGGTTGAGGATGTCGTGCTGATCGAACAGATATTGAACGGCGACGCGTAA
- a CDS encoding CarD family transcriptional regulator — protein sequence MAAKALSFDVGDYVVYPKHGVGRVVELQKEQIAGMELELYVLRFEKERMTLRVPTNKAEGVGMRKLSSNKTLEEAIETLKGKPKVKRTMWSRRAQEYEAKINSGDLVSIAEVTRDLFRADDQPEQSYSERQIFEAASSRLARELAAMEETDEPSALKKILRILNEAAPKYAKVEG from the coding sequence ATGGCTGCCAAGGCGCTGTCCTTTGACGTTGGTGATTATGTTGTTTACCCCAAGCACGGTGTTGGCCGGGTGGTCGAGCTGCAAAAGGAGCAGATCGCGGGCATGGAATTGGAGCTTTACGTGCTCCGGTTCGAAAAGGAGCGCATGACGCTCCGCGTCCCGACCAACAAGGCCGAAGGCGTCGGCATGCGCAAGCTGTCGTCGAACAAAACCCTGGAAGAGGCCATCGAAACGCTGAAGGGCAAGCCGAAGGTCAAGCGCACCATGTGGTCGCGCCGCGCGCAGGAATATGAAGCGAAGATCAATTCGGGCGACCTGGTGTCGATCGCAGAAGTGACCCGCGACCTGTTCCGCGCCGACGATCAGCCTGAGCAGAGCTATTCCGAACGGCAGATTTTCGAAGCCGCGTCCAGCCGTCTCGCTCGCGAACTCGCCGCAATGGAAGAAACGGATGAGCCCAGCGCTCTCAAGAAAATCCTGCGCATTCTGAATGAAGCCGCACCGAAATATGCCAAGGTGGAAGGCTGA
- the fdxA gene encoding ferredoxin FdxA, with product MTYVVTDNCIRCKYMDCVEVCPVDCFYEGENMLVINPNECIDCGVCEPECPAEAILPDTENGLEKWLELNTKFSAEWPNITVKGDAPADADEMKGVENKLEKFFSPEPGSGS from the coding sequence ATGACCTATGTCGTGACCGACAACTGCATCCGCTGCAAATATATGGATTGCGTCGAGGTCTGCCCCGTCGATTGTTTCTACGAGGGCGAGAACATGCTGGTCATCAATCCCAACGAATGCATCGATTGCGGCGTGTGCGAACCTGAATGCCCTGCCGAAGCCATTCTGCCCGATACGGAAAATGGTTTGGAAAAGTGGCTGGAACTCAACACCAAATTCTCGGCTGAATGGCCCAACATCACCGTTAAGGGCGACGCCCCTGCCGACGCTGATGAAATGAAGGGCGTCGAGAACAAGCTGGAGAAGTTCTTCTCGCCCGAGCCCGGCTCTGGCAGCTGA